Proteins encoded together in one Bacteroides ovatus window:
- a CDS encoding UDP-glucuronic acid decarboxylase family protein gives MKRILVSGGAGFIGSHLCTRLINEGHDVICLDNFFTGSKDNIIHLMDNHHFEVVRHDVTYPYSAEVDEIYNLACPASPIHYQHDPIQTAKTSVMGAINMLGLAMRLDAKILQASTSEVYGDPIVHPQPESYWGNVNPVGYRSCYDEGKRCAETLFMDYHRQNNVRVKIIRIFNTYGPRMLPNDGRVVSNFILQALNNEDITIYGDGKQTRSFQYIDDLIEGMIRMMNTEDEFTGPINLGNPNEFPVLELAERIISMTGSSSKIVFKSLPDDDPKQRQPDITLAKEKLGWQPTVELEEGLKRMIEYFKNV, from the coding sequence ATGAAAAGAATATTGGTAAGTGGCGGAGCCGGTTTTATAGGCTCTCATCTCTGTACTCGGCTTATAAACGAAGGTCACGACGTGATATGCCTGGATAATTTTTTTACGGGTTCGAAAGATAATATCATTCACTTGATGGATAATCATCATTTTGAGGTGGTGAGGCATGATGTCACTTATCCTTATTCGGCTGAAGTAGATGAAATTTATAATTTGGCTTGTCCGGCATCTCCCATTCATTATCAACATGACCCGATTCAAACTGCCAAAACATCTGTGATGGGAGCCATTAATATGCTGGGATTGGCAATGAGACTGGATGCCAAGATTCTGCAAGCTTCTACGAGTGAGGTATATGGAGATCCAATCGTTCATCCGCAACCGGAAAGCTATTGGGGAAATGTGAATCCGGTAGGTTACCGGTCTTGCTATGATGAGGGAAAGCGTTGCGCAGAAACATTATTTATGGATTATCACCGTCAGAATAATGTGCGTGTGAAGATTATCCGTATTTTTAATACGTATGGTCCGCGAATGTTGCCGAATGACGGACGGGTTGTTTCTAATTTTATTCTTCAAGCGTTGAATAATGAAGATATAACAATATATGGTGATGGGAAGCAGACACGCAGCTTCCAGTATATTGATGATTTGATTGAAGGAATGATAAGAATGATGAATACGGAGGACGAGTTTACAGGTCCTATAAACCTGGGGAATCCGAATGAATTTCCGGTATTGGAATTGGCGGAAAGGATCATTAGTATGACCGGTTCATCTTCGAAGATTGTATTTAAGTCTTTACCGGATGATGATCCGAAGCAACGCCAACCGGATATTACATTGGCTAAAGAGAAACTGGGTTGGCAGCCTACTGTTGAACTTGAAGAGGGGCTGAAGCGTATGATTGAATATTTTAAAAATGTCTGA
- a CDS encoding hybrid sensor histidine kinase/response regulator, with translation MNMEINPSEYKVLIVDDVISNVLLLKVLLTNEKFKIVTAGNGTQALEQVKKENPDLVLLDVMMPDISGFEVAQQMKADPEMAEIPIIFLTALNSTADIVKGFQVGGNDFISKPFNKEELIIRVTHQISLVAAKRIIVAQTEELRKTIMGRDKLYSVIAHDLRSPMGSIKMVLNMLILNLPSETIGDEMYELLTMANQTTEDVFSLLDNLLKWTKSQIGKLKVVYQDINMVEVVEGVSEIFTMVASLKNIKIVQDVPVENVAVRADIDMIKTVIRNLISNAIKFSNEGSEVVVSLAEEDGMAIVSVKDSGCGIDDENQKKLLHTDTHFSTFGTNNEEGSGLGLLLCQDFVVKNGGKLWFTSKKGDGSTFSFSIPLLEK, from the coding sequence ATGAATATGGAAATTAATCCTTCTGAATATAAAGTCCTTATTGTGGACGATGTAATATCAAACGTCCTTTTATTAAAGGTACTTTTGACCAACGAGAAATTCAAAATTGTGACTGCCGGTAATGGAACACAGGCGTTGGAACAAGTGAAGAAGGAAAATCCGGATCTTGTATTACTGGATGTAATGATGCCGGATATCAGTGGCTTTGAGGTAGCTCAACAAATGAAAGCAGACCCCGAAATGGCTGAAATTCCCATTATCTTCCTGACTGCTCTAAATAGTACGGCGGATATCGTAAAAGGATTTCAGGTGGGTGGTAATGACTTTATTTCAAAGCCATTCAATAAAGAAGAATTGATTATTCGTGTGACGCACCAGATTTCGTTGGTTGCAGCGAAAAGAATCATTGTTGCACAAACGGAAGAGTTGCGTAAGACGATCATGGGACGCGACAAACTCTATTCTGTGATTGCACATGACTTGCGTTCACCAATGGGATCTATCAAGATGGTGCTGAATATGCTGATTCTGAATCTGCCAAGCGAAACAATTGGTGATGAGATGTATGAATTGCTGACAATGGCTAATCAGACAACAGAAGATGTATTCTCATTGCTTGATAATCTGCTGAAATGGACGAAGAGCCAGATTGGTAAACTGAAAGTGGTTTATCAGGATATTAATATGGTGGAAGTCGTAGAGGGCGTAAGTGAAATCTTTACGATGGTGGCCAGTCTGAAAAATATTAAGATAGTACAAGATGTGCCTGTAGAGAATGTGGCTGTTCGTGCTGATATTGACATGATTAAGACGGTGATTCGTAATTTAATCAGTAATGCGATTAAGTTTAGCAATGAAGGTTCGGAAGTAGTGGTGTCACTGGCAGAAGAAGACGGTATGGCAATCGTAAGTGTGAAAGACAGTGGTTGCGGTATTGATGACGAAAATCAGAAGAAGTTGCTGCATACCGATACTCATTTCAGTACCTTTGGTACAAACAATGAAGAAGGTTCGGGACTCGGATTGTTATTGTGTCAGGACTTTGTTGTCAAAAATGGCGGTAAACTTTGGTTTACTTCAAAGAAGGGAGACGGGTCTACATTTAGTTTCTCAATTCCATTGTTGGAGAAATAA
- a CDS encoding PD-(D/E)XK nuclease family protein: MQSFLQLVAHDLYTKIGNDLSRTVLVFPNKRANLFFNEYLAGESDKPIWSPAAMSISDLFQKLSVQKSGDPIRLVCELYKVFKEETRSQETLDDFYFWGELLISDFDDVDKNMVDADKLFSNLQDLKNLMDDYEFLDKEQEEAIQQFFQNFSIEKRTELKEKFISLWDKLGTIYHRYRANLTELGIAYEGMLYRNVIEQLDTDQLKYDKYIFVGFNVLNKVESDFFRKLKDAGKALFYWDYDIFYTQQIKKHEAGEFLKRNLEEFPNELPESFFNTFKEPKKIRYISASTENAQARFLPGWIKAITNDHSQITVEKEKENAVVLCNEALLLPVLHSIPQEVKNVNITMGFPLAQTPVYSFINAVMELQTNGYRSDTGRFTYEAVSAILKHPYTQQLSSHAGPLERELTQTNRFYPLPSELKQDDFLTTLFTPRNGIKELCDYLIELIKNISTIYRKEGEYNDIFNQLYRESLFQSHTKINRLYSLIESGELNIRTDTLKRLITKVLTSSNIPFHGEPAIGMQVMGVLETRNLDFRNLIILSLNEGQLPKSGGDSSFIPYNLRKAFGMTTIEHKNAVYAYYFYRLIQRAENITLLYNTSSDGLNRGEESRFMLQLLVEGPHDITREYLEAGQSPQSTQEIRVEKTPEVLRRIYRAYDSTHPNSLVLSPSALNAYLDCRLRFYYRYVAGLKTPDEVSAEIDSALFGTIFHLSAQLAYTDLTATGKTIQKEDLERLLRNDVKLQSYVDQAFKKELFKVSPEEKPEYNGIQLINSKVIVSYLKQLLRNDLQYTPFEMVAMEKKVSEEITIQTGQGPFTLRLGGTIDRMDAKESTLRIVDYKTGGSPKIPANIEQLFTPSETRPNYIFQTFLYAAIMSRQQSLMVAPALLYIHRAASENYSPVIEMGEPRKPKIPVNNFAFFEDEFRERLQTLLEEIFSEEEPFTQTEDTKKCSYCDFKAICKR; the protein is encoded by the coding sequence ATGCAATCATTTCTCCAACTAGTCGCTCATGATTTATATACCAAGATAGGAAACGACCTGTCACGTACGGTACTCGTTTTCCCTAATAAACGTGCTAACTTGTTCTTCAATGAATATTTAGCAGGAGAATCCGATAAACCGATCTGGTCACCAGCTGCCATGAGTATCAGCGACCTGTTTCAGAAACTATCCGTACAGAAAAGCGGCGATCCTATTCGATTGGTCTGCGAACTTTATAAAGTGTTCAAAGAGGAAACACGGAGTCAGGAAACATTGGACGATTTCTACTTCTGGGGCGAATTGTTGATTAGTGATTTTGATGATGTAGATAAGAATATGGTCGATGCCGACAAATTATTCAGCAATCTACAAGATTTGAAAAATCTGATGGATGACTATGAATTCCTTGACAAAGAGCAGGAAGAAGCCATACAACAGTTTTTTCAGAATTTCTCCATTGAAAAACGGACCGAACTAAAAGAAAAATTTATTTCCCTTTGGGACAAGCTAGGTACTATCTACCATCGTTACCGTGCGAACCTGACAGAGTTAGGCATTGCTTACGAAGGCATGCTCTACCGGAACGTGATCGAACAACTCGATACCGACCAACTCAAATACGACAAATACATATTTGTCGGGTTCAATGTTTTGAACAAAGTAGAAAGTGACTTTTTCAGAAAACTGAAAGATGCGGGCAAGGCACTCTTCTATTGGGACTATGATATCTTCTACACCCAACAAATCAAAAAACATGAGGCCGGAGAATTCCTGAAACGTAATCTCGAGGAATTTCCGAACGAACTCCCGGAAAGCTTTTTCAACACCTTTAAAGAACCGAAGAAAATACGTTATATTTCCGCTTCTACCGAGAATGCCCAAGCACGTTTCCTTCCCGGATGGATTAAGGCGATAACAAACGATCATTCACAAATTACCGTAGAAAAGGAAAAAGAAAATGCTGTAGTGCTTTGTAATGAAGCTCTGTTGCTTCCCGTACTTCATTCCATTCCGCAGGAAGTGAAGAATGTCAATATCACCATGGGATTCCCATTGGCTCAAACTCCTGTTTATAGCTTTATCAATGCCGTAATGGAACTGCAAACCAATGGTTACCGCTCCGATACCGGCCGATTCACTTACGAGGCAGTATCCGCCATATTGAAGCATCCCTATACCCAGCAATTATCATCCCATGCCGGTCCCCTGGAACGTGAACTGACCCAAACAAACCGTTTTTATCCACTTCCGTCAGAACTTAAACAGGATGATTTTCTAACTACCCTCTTCACTCCCCGTAATGGTATAAAAGAACTATGCGATTATCTGATCGAATTAATCAAAAACATTTCAACCATTTATCGGAAAGAAGGAGAATACAATGATATCTTCAATCAACTATATAGAGAATCGCTCTTTCAAAGCCATACCAAAATCAACCGTCTCTACAGTTTGATTGAAAGCGGAGAACTAAATATACGCACCGATACTCTGAAACGACTGATTACCAAAGTACTGACATCTTCTAACATTCCTTTCCACGGAGAACCTGCTATCGGAATGCAAGTCATGGGAGTATTGGAAACACGTAATCTGGACTTCCGGAATCTCATTATATTGTCTCTCAACGAAGGACAACTTCCAAAATCCGGAGGAGATTCCTCTTTTATTCCCTATAATCTCCGGAAAGCATTTGGCATGACCACTATCGAACACAAAAATGCAGTGTATGCCTACTACTTTTATCGACTGATACAACGGGCAGAGAATATCACGCTACTCTACAATACTTCTTCGGACGGTCTCAACCGTGGAGAAGAATCCCGCTTCATGCTGCAATTACTTGTAGAAGGTCCACATGATATCACTCGCGAGTATCTGGAAGCCGGACAATCTCCGCAAAGTACCCAAGAGATACGAGTAGAAAAAACACCTGAAGTACTAAGACGAATCTATCGTGCTTACGATAGCACTCATCCAAATTCACTGGTTCTCTCTCCTTCCGCCCTTAATGCTTATCTGGATTGCCGGTTGAGATTCTACTACCGCTATGTAGCGGGCTTGAAAACACCGGACGAAGTGAGTGCTGAAATTGATTCCGCTCTATTCGGAACCATTTTCCACCTCTCCGCCCAATTAGCATACACCGACCTGACTGCAACCGGAAAAACGATACAGAAAGAAGATCTTGAACGCTTATTACGCAATGACGTGAAGCTACAAAGCTACGTTGACCAAGCCTTCAAAAAAGAATTATTCAAAGTTTCTCCCGAAGAAAAACCGGAATATAACGGCATACAACTTATCAACTCCAAAGTAATTGTTTCCTATCTGAAACAATTGCTGCGTAACGACCTTCAATATACTCCTTTCGAAATGGTCGCTATGGAAAAGAAAGTTTCAGAAGAGATTACTATACAAACAGGACAAGGACCGTTCACTCTCCGTCTGGGTGGCACAATCGACCGTATGGATGCAAAAGAAAGTACCCTGCGGATTGTTGACTACAAAACAGGAGGAAGCCCTAAAATACCTGCTAATATCGAGCAACTGTTCACCCCATCGGAAACACGCCCGAACTATATCTTCCAGACTTTTCTGTATGCTGCTATCATGAGCCGGCAACAATCGTTAATGGTAGCTCCTGCTCTGCTCTACATCCACCGGGCAGCATCGGAAAACTATTCGCCTGTTATTGAAATGGGAGAACCTCGTAAACCGAAAATACCGGTAAACAACTTCGCTTTCTTTGAAGATGAATTCCGTGAACGCCTGCAAACATTATTAGAAGAAATATTCAGCGAAGAAGAGCCTTTTACGCAGACAGAAGATACTAAAAAATGTTCGTATTGCGATTTTAAGGCTATCTGCAAACGATAA
- a CDS encoding energy transducer TonB — translation MARGKQTCKILKEIRQQIAEANDIEFITSECQYQGDCLGTCPKCEAEVRYLEQQLERKRRVGKAITLFGLSTGILTIIPPTSLDAETLQCPKMNWTITADSLIQEKDMKGEAPFYGPEKLPEFPGGTEKFIEFLKENLRYSEIDSIANNTYTDVKFTIDYDGQVINPKITRKIHPKVEAEILRVMSLIPRWTPGILANETVQVTYNLMLSFSAMYGPELRITYTRINYPDVYEKVPVMPDFPEGQQALMEFLAKKIQYPNTGTEGNGVQGRTIIQFIVDKEGNIVKPKVLRGVDPYLDKEALRVINQMPKWKPGELEDGTKVAVYFTVPVMFRLQ, via the coding sequence ATGGCAAGAGGAAAACAAACCTGTAAAATCTTAAAAGAGATTCGTCAGCAGATAGCCGAAGCGAATGATATTGAATTCATTACCTCTGAATGTCAGTATCAGGGAGATTGTTTGGGTACTTGCCCCAAATGCGAAGCTGAAGTTCGATATTTGGAGCAACAGCTTGAACGAAAACGCCGTGTAGGTAAGGCCATCACTCTGTTTGGACTATCAACTGGTATACTTACAATAATACCTCCTACTTCATTGGACGCAGAAACACTGCAATGCCCTAAAATGAATTGGACCATTACTGCTGACAGCCTGATACAAGAAAAAGACATGAAAGGGGAAGCCCCCTTTTATGGTCCGGAAAAGCTACCGGAATTTCCCGGAGGAACAGAAAAATTTATAGAATTTCTGAAAGAAAATCTTCGTTATTCAGAAATAGATAGTATTGCTAATAATACATACACTGATGTAAAATTCACTATAGATTATGACGGACAAGTTATCAACCCTAAGATTACCCGCAAGATACACCCCAAAGTTGAAGCTGAAATATTAAGGGTCATGTCTCTCATTCCTCGTTGGACACCCGGCATATTGGCAAATGAGACAGTACAAGTGACATACAATCTGATGCTTTCATTCAGTGCGATGTATGGCCCGGAATTGAGAATCACTTATACTCGTATAAACTATCCTGACGTTTACGAGAAAGTACCTGTTATGCCCGATTTTCCTGAAGGCCAGCAAGCTCTCATGGAATTTCTTGCAAAAAAGATTCAATACCCTAATACAGGAACAGAAGGTAATGGTGTACAGGGGCGTACTATTATTCAGTTCATCGTTGATAAAGAAGGAAATATAGTCAAACCAAAAGTTTTACGTGGCGTAGATCCTTATCTGGATAAAGAAGCTTTACGCGTCATTAATCAAATGCCTAAATGGAAACCGGGAGAACTGGAAGATGGTACTAAAGTTGCTGTTTATTTCACCGTACCTGTTATGTTCCGATTACAATAA
- a CDS encoding radical SAM protein — MKAVPLIGIARHRLTIDGEGVTTLVAFHGCPLRCKYCLNPTSLQPDGVWESYDCNQLYEEVRKDELYFLASCGGVTFGGGEPLLQSEFIRQFRQLCGPEWRITVETSLNVPQQNVEELISIIDNYIVDIKDMNNNIYQRYTGKNNENVLSNLRYLIGKDKAKQIVIRTPLIPSYNTEKDIDQSIELLKEMGITQFDRFTYKTPND, encoded by the coding sequence ATGAAAGCTGTTCCTCTCATCGGCATTGCCCGCCATCGACTAACGATTGACGGTGAAGGAGTTACAACATTAGTTGCTTTCCATGGCTGTCCGTTGCGTTGCAAATATTGTCTCAATCCGACATCTTTGCAGCCCGATGGTGTTTGGGAGAGCTATGATTGTAACCAGCTCTACGAGGAAGTACGCAAAGATGAACTTTATTTCCTGGCGAGTTGCGGAGGAGTCACATTTGGCGGTGGAGAACCTTTGTTACAAAGCGAATTTATCAGGCAATTCCGCCAACTCTGTGGCCCAGAATGGAGAATCACTGTCGAAACCTCTCTCAATGTTCCGCAACAGAATGTAGAAGAACTGATTTCTATTATAGACAATTACATAGTCGACATCAAAGATATGAATAATAACATCTATCAGCGATATACCGGAAAGAATAATGAAAACGTCTTAAGTAATTTGCGATATTTAATCGGGAAAGACAAAGCCAAGCAAATCGTTATCCGGACACCACTCATCCCTTCCTATAATACGGAGAAGGATATTGACCAAAGCATAGAACTTTTGAAAGAAATGGGAATCACCCAATTCGACCGATTCACCTATAAAACCCCTAATGATTAA
- a CDS encoding UvrD-helicase domain-containing protein — MSELLVYKASAGSGKTFTLAVEYIKLLILNPRAYRQILAVTFTNKATAEMKERILSQLYGIQIGDKDSEAYLNRIKEETGKTEQEIREAAGVALSYMLHDYSRFRVETIDSFFQSVMRNLARELELSPNLNIELNNTEVLSDAVDSMIEKLGPTSPVLAWLLDYINERIADDKRWNVSDEVKSFGRNIFDEGYIEKGEGLRQRLRNPDTIKEYRKQLKALETEILEQMKGFYDQFEGELDGHALTADDLKNGSRGIGSYFRKLNNGILGNDIRNATVEKCLEDAKNWATKTSPRYADIINLANSSLMQILEDAEKLRSKNNLLLNSCRLSLQHLNKVQLLANIDEEVRQLNHDNNRFLLSDTNALLHQLVKDGDSSFVFEKIGTNIHNVMIDEFQDTSRMQWGNFKLLLLEGLSQGADSLIVGDVKQSIYRWRNGDWGILNSLNNHIEHFPIRVKTLATNRRSETNVIRFNNQIFTAAANYLNGVYKQQLGKDCEDLQKAYADVLQESPRSTEKGYVKVSFLEPDEEHGYTEQTLISLGEEVQHLLTSGVRLNDIAILVRKNKSIPRIADYFDKELHYKVVSDEAFRLDASLAICMMLDALRFLSDENNKIARAQLAVAYQNEVLQKGLDWNTLLLLPAENYLPAAFLEKTKELRLMPLYELLEELFSIFEMNLIKDQDAYLFAFFDAVTDYLQSNSSELDGFIRYWDETLCSKTIPSGEVEGIRIFSIHKSKGLEFHTVLLPFCDWKLENETNNQLVWCAPQTAPFNTLDILPINYSTQMAESIYGNDYLQERLQLWVDNLNLLYVAFTRAGKNLIIWSRKSQKGTMSELLANTLPIVAQEEGIDWEEDCYEQGQLCSSEKERIKTSTNKLTQKPEKLPIRMESMRHDIEFRQSNRSADFIQGIEEEDSDDRFINRGRMLHTLFSVIETAEDIDPAIERLIFEGVIRNDEKEKVAREVAKKAFSSPEIQDWYSGKWTLFNECAIIYKEKGVLQTRRPDRVMMKDDQVVVVDFKFGKENPKYNKQVKGYMQLLTKMGYKNITGYLWYVDEEKIEKV; from the coding sequence ATGAGTGAACTTTTAGTCTATAAAGCCTCCGCAGGTTCGGGTAAGACATTTACCTTAGCAGTGGAATATATCAAACTGTTAATTCTCAATCCCCGCGCCTACCGGCAAATTCTCGCTGTCACCTTTACCAATAAAGCAACAGCAGAAATGAAAGAACGTATTCTTAGTCAGCTTTACGGCATACAGATAGGCGATAAAGATTCCGAAGCCTATCTCAACCGAATTAAAGAAGAGACAGGAAAAACCGAACAGGAGATACGGGAAGCGGCAGGCGTCGCCCTTAGCTATATGCTGCATGATTACAGCCGGTTCAGGGTAGAGACTATCGACTCATTTTTTCAATCTGTCATGCGCAATCTCGCACGGGAACTGGAACTTAGCCCGAATCTGAATATCGAGTTAAATAACACCGAAGTTCTTAGCGACGCTGTAGATAGCATGATTGAGAAACTAGGACCCACTTCTCCCGTCCTCGCATGGTTGCTCGATTATATCAACGAGCGGATTGCCGACGATAAACGTTGGAACGTATCGGACGAAGTAAAAAGTTTCGGACGCAATATTTTCGATGAAGGTTATATTGAAAAGGGAGAAGGACTCCGGCAACGGTTACGAAACCCTGATACCATCAAAGAGTATCGCAAGCAACTGAAAGCGCTGGAAACGGAAATTCTGGAGCAAATGAAAGGATTCTACGACCAATTCGAAGGAGAACTGGATGGACACGCACTGACTGCTGATGATCTGAAAAACGGTTCACGCGGAATCGGAAGTTATTTTCGTAAACTTAATAATGGTATTTTAGGCAATGATATCCGTAATGCTACAGTAGAAAAATGTCTGGAAGACGCAAAGAACTGGGCAACCAAGACTTCTCCCCGCTACGCGGACATCATTAATTTAGCCAACTCTAGTCTCATGCAAATTCTGGAAGATGCTGAAAAGTTACGTTCCAAGAATAATTTGTTACTGAATAGTTGCCGATTATCCCTGCAACATCTCAACAAAGTGCAACTCCTCGCCAATATCGATGAAGAAGTACGTCAGTTGAATCACGACAACAATCGTTTTCTATTATCAGATACGAATGCCCTGCTCCATCAACTGGTGAAAGACGGTGACTCCTCTTTTGTATTCGAAAAGATAGGAACGAATATCCATAACGTCATGATAGATGAGTTTCAGGATACCAGCCGGATGCAATGGGGAAATTTCAAATTGCTCTTACTGGAAGGATTGTCTCAAGGAGCAGACAGTTTGATTGTAGGAGACGTTAAACAATCCATTTATCGTTGGCGAAATGGCGATTGGGGAATTCTCAACAGCCTGAATAATCACATCGAACATTTCCCGATCCGCGTCAAGACATTAGCTACCAACCGGAGAAGTGAAACCAATGTTATCCGGTTTAATAACCAAATCTTCACAGCTGCCGCCAACTATCTGAACGGAGTATATAAGCAACAGTTAGGCAAGGATTGTGAGGATCTGCAGAAAGCCTATGCCGACGTTTTGCAGGAATCTCCCCGAAGTACAGAAAAAGGATATGTAAAAGTCTCTTTTCTCGAACCCGACGAAGAACATGGTTATACCGAACAGACATTAATCAGTCTGGGAGAAGAAGTGCAACATCTCCTCACCTCCGGAGTACGACTGAATGATATAGCCATCCTGGTACGAAAAAATAAAAGTATTCCCCGAATCGCCGACTACTTCGATAAGGAGCTACACTATAAAGTGGTATCAGACGAAGCCTTCCGCCTTGACGCCTCTCTTGCCATTTGTATGATGCTGGATGCACTGCGATTCCTTTCCGATGAAAATAATAAAATAGCACGTGCCCAACTGGCCGTAGCCTATCAAAACGAGGTTTTACAGAAAGGACTGGATTGGAATACTCTCCTACTCCTCCCTGCCGAGAATTATCTTCCCGCCGCTTTTCTTGAAAAGACAAAGGAACTAAGGCTAATGCCTCTTTATGAGCTTTTAGAAGAACTTTTCAGCATATTCGAGATGAATCTTATCAAAGATCAGGATGCTTATTTATTCGCTTTCTTTGATGCGGTGACCGATTATCTGCAAAGCAACTCTTCCGAGCTAGACGGATTCATCCGGTATTGGGACGAAACATTATGCAGTAAAACAATTCCGAGTGGAGAAGTAGAAGGTATCCGGATTTTCTCCATACACAAATCCAAAGGATTGGAATTCCATACCGTACTCCTTCCTTTCTGCGACTGGAAACTGGAGAATGAAACCAATAATCAGCTAGTATGGTGTGCCCCGCAAACAGCACCATTCAATACATTGGATATTCTTCCTATTAACTATTCCACCCAAATGGCTGAATCGATTTATGGTAACGACTACCTGCAAGAACGTCTTCAACTTTGGGTAGATAATCTCAATCTACTATACGTTGCTTTTACCCGCGCTGGAAAAAATCTCATTATCTGGAGTAGAAAAAGTCAAAAAGGTACCATGTCCGAACTATTGGCAAACACCCTACCGATAGTAGCCCAAGAAGAAGGGATTGACTGGGAAGAAGACTGTTACGAGCAAGGACAACTATGCTCTTCCGAAAAAGAAAGAATCAAGACATCCACAAACAAGCTAACCCAGAAACCAGAGAAACTCCCTATTCGGATGGAATCCATGCGGCATGATATTGAATTTCGTCAGTCCAACCGCTCTGCTGACTTCATTCAGGGCATTGAAGAAGAAGATTCGGACGACCGCTTTATCAACCGCGGACGTATGTTACATACTTTATTTTCTGTCATCGAAACTGCAGAAGATATCGATCCAGCCATTGAACGGCTTATTTTTGAAGGAGTTATCAGAAATGATGAGAAAGAAAAAGTGGCTCGTGAAGTTGCAAAGAAAGCTTTTTCTTCTCCTGAAATTCAAGATTGGTATTCCGGAAAATGGACACTCTTTAATGAATGTGCTATTATCTATAAAGAAAAAGGAGTTCTGCAAACCCGTCGTCCGGATCGTGTAATGATGAAGGACGATCAGGTTGTTGTAGTCGATTTCAAGTTTGGTAAGGAAAATCCTAAATATAACAAACAAGTGAAAGGATATATGCAACTTCTTACCAAGATGGGATATAAAAATATCACCGGCTACTTGTGGTATGTGGATGAAGAAAAAATAGAAAAAGTATGA
- a CDS encoding YhcH/YjgK/YiaL family protein, with product MKSKFVFSSSSLFIGLLLFFFTENVCSQESADNWTLKQARQWTQKQEWANGLKAMPHKTTDYQEFASQYHKNKKVWDKTFQWLATHDLVNMPAGRYEVDGEHCYINVQDATTQDVSKRKIEAHRHGIDLQYVVKGTERFGITSAEYAEPITEYKPDVTFYKAKKIKYVDSTPDTFFMFFPKNFHQALVKAGKEPEDIRVIVAKIEYIP from the coding sequence ATGAAATCAAAATTCGTATTTAGTAGTTCAAGCCTGTTTATCGGACTTCTTCTTTTCTTCTTCACTGAAAACGTGTGTTCACAAGAATCCGCTGATAACTGGACTCTTAAACAAGCCCGTCAATGGACACAAAAACAAGAATGGGCGAACGGATTGAAGGCAATGCCTCATAAAACGACCGATTATCAGGAATTTGCGTCACAATATCATAAGAACAAGAAAGTATGGGACAAGACTTTCCAATGGCTAGCTACCCACGACCTTGTGAATATGCCTGCCGGACGATACGAAGTGGATGGCGAACATTGTTACATCAATGTACAGGATGCAACAACGCAAGATGTCAGTAAACGTAAAATCGAAGCACACCGCCACGGCATTGATCTGCAATATGTAGTAAAAGGCACCGAACGTTTCGGAATTACTTCAGCAGAATATGCAGAGCCTATCACCGAATACAAACCGGATGTTACTTTCTACAAAGCCAAGAAAATAAAATATGTAGATTCCACTCCGGATACATTCTTCATGTTCTTCCCCAAAAACTTTCATCAGGCATTGGTAAAGGCAGGGAAAGAACCGGAGGACATACGGGTCATTGTTGCTAAAATCGAATATATCCCATAA